GGACGGGGGTCGGCTCAGTCGACCCCCGGGGCGCGGCCCCGGAGCTTTGCGGGACCAAGTCCCGAGCAGGCGGCCTGCCCGCTTCGTCCCCCACGGCTGTTTGGGAGCACATTTCCCGGATAACAAGCATGCCAAACTGGGGGGACAGGGtgaactcctcctcctcttcctcctcatcgtcgtcatcgtcatcgtcgtcgtcgttcgaCACGACctatcctcgtcgccgccactagaactccttggcggccctcttcttcttcttcgccgtctccttgtccttgcagCGCTTTTGCTTctcagcaaggagacggttctgcagccgccgctcggcgtcctccggcaccggcgggcaaGAGTCCACGACTCGAGTCATGATGCCCTGCAAATGCAAAAAAGCCCTGCGTCAGAGCGGCGGACCAAGAAAAATGAAAACAGAAGGTTGGCGCACGGAGTCCTTACCAGATCGATGAAATTCTCATctgggcgcatcggagggtggccAGGCACCGGATAATCGGTGTCCTTGTCCTCCAGTGCGTCAGACAACGGAGGCAGCGAGcacacccgtcgcaaggacagtgccctcggtcggcgcgctGGGGGTCATCTCGGCAAGCGAGCGGACctggagcatcagcggcgccaccctccaGGCGTGGTACGCCCCGTTGACCCCGGCTCCGGTCAGTCCCCTCCCCTTTAGGTGCTCGATGGCCTACAGCAAGCCGGTGAtcctcttcttcgccttctCCACCGGGCCGTACGACCACACTTCCGGCACCACCTCaatgacgcggccggtgaactccggcagggcaGAGTTggggtagttcttcacatagaaccactactggtgccaccccttgtgggatgccgcggtcttcatcgccatgtactccttggcacgagtatggcggaggtggattccggcgcaTCCTATCAGCACCGGGGTCGACCGCTGCTGGTTTCCCCTCTTCTCggccttctggtacaggctgaccgtgaagaagtacttccacagcgagaagttgggctcaatgcccaggaacccctcgcccAACGCGATGAACGCCACGATGTGCtagatcccgttggggttgaggtgctgcagctcaagcccaTAGTAGTGCAAGAtcccgcggaagaagaggctcggcggagtcacgaaccccctctcgtggaagtgggcgaaacATACGACGTGGCCGGCGGGCGGATtcggcacctcctccatctcagGGAACCTCCACTCATCCCTCCCCGTCCTCTCccagaggaggcccttcttcacgaggccgtcggcgcgcgaggagctgaagttttaacgcgcccaggatcccatcgctggagggagaagaactcgacgggggatggggagaaagggtgtggcgctgggcggaggaagacgaagcgggcgTAGAAGAGCTGAGGGCGTACGAGGAGACGAAAAGGCTTGAAGGCAGATGGCGGGCAGAACCAGCGAGGCGAAGTCCTCATTTTATAAGGAAGGCGTGAGGGAAGCAGAACAGATGCCCTTATCGCAATAAATGCAACGCTACGTACGCCCCCGTCACGCCCGCTCCCTTTTCAGAAACCGTGCGCACGATCTGCAGTGGaaacatcctctcctcccttgATTCGTGGGTTGGCGCCCTCCACCACTTCGTCTCCCGGAAGACACGCACACGACATcctccacgttcggcccaagacgCAACCTCCACTACgattcggcccaaggcccatcaaaaggtaaaaagggatacggggctgaaaacgcccctacggcccattacgatccagaggttcgaaggctggcccaccacgggttcgacagccacCTCAGGATAACCCCGAGTGAGGGGTGAGAagagacgggtccgctagcgaccaTCACCCGGGCGCGCGACAGCCCAGGGCGTCTcaatctcacattcgagtccagaccggcatcaaagttcatggtttttccccgaaggaAGGCAACGAGCCCacggatccgaccgaacggactcgggaactatatgaactggccgaccgaagcctggggtacgccaccagcttggcccaagccggacctccccccccccccgaacgggaccgggatcccactcgaatcaacccgttaGTAGCTCAACGAGCACCCCGATTCATCCGACGAGGATAGCGTTgcacggctcgccccctccgtcctagcgaacggacgcttgaggggtaatgAACAAAAGTCAACCTAGCCTCTgaccggtcccctgcaacgcgcgggggctcggggctGGCCTCGCAACCTAAGGCCACGCGGGTGGTCTCAACTTAAGGCTCGCAGACGGAAGGGAACGACAAGAAGTCCTCCCACGCCGAGTCGCTCACAGGATGCGTCGCCTAATTGATCCCCTCGGTCAAGCCATCCGAACAACACCTCTTGTCCCGGATCAACCGCGAGGATCCCATACTGGTGATCatagcagcctctggaggagcgtcgCCGCTCCACCAGAGGCTCGGGGTTActattggggggaaatattaacgatctccccaagcccatggaaacaacaaaacgtaaaggcccaggcccacttAAGGTAACAAGACTGCCATCGGCCCAATACGAGAGGGAGaggccacgctccgcctcgcctgacccggtgtcccggggtcggacattcccgaccccttgaagactaaactctgcctcgcccgacccaggggatCAGGaacgggagcgcccgaccctcGCCGcaaaactctgcctcgcccgaccctgggcgtgggggtcggactcattcgggcccacaagacaaatatctgcctcgggcgcagattggaggatcagggcgcggatctcgtgggcccccctatcgacctcaccataaatgcgccgcggccctagCATGCAGAAAGGAGCTGGCGCTCCCAACGCGACCTatcacaagtacccatgcgcgaccgtgcggtgcgagctgcagtggccgcggctccctctaATCCGCCACAGGGTCCTCATGGCCCGCGCCATCCGGCACAGGAGGGTGTTCCgctcgttctcgcgccccgcgctcccGATGACAGGGACGCAACGTCCGCGTCTCACGGGtgatcagcaagataacagaatcggccatcctccccggcgggcacagaCACCAAgactgaacatcatcatcatgcccgGCAGCAACGGCCACCGGagagatcatcgacaggatctggaggcagccgccctctcccgacggacgcgctgacaggagccggaggccggagtgaggggcggcggccctggaacttggtccctctccttatgttgtattttacttagctttgttTGTCTCTCTTACTCCCCCtgacacccggtctcacctgtaaccccggtggctcccttgcgctataaaaggagaaccgggggcctgagacaAGGGGACTCTCAAGCGaacagaacacactcacacccacttagagcatcagtgcacacccaagagacctgggatcagctccctctctcgcactcctataacccctactacagaaccccgcgtggccaacacgagcagctcccgatactggacgtagggcgttcctttgcccgaaccagtctgaaccccgtgtctctcacgccaccatccgaagtcTTACaggcataaaagaaatttactagtctaagtcttgatccgctaatcttgacaacgacaattgtgaaatcttttcttttttttaagaatctATGGGAAGCTAAGAAAGCATACTTACATTTCATTTCTACACAGAGAGGTTAAAGATCAAGCACCGACCAACCCCGTCACTGCAAGATCAGGATACATCTTAGGTAGAAGGAGAAACGAGAACAAAGGAATTATAATCACAATGCATGCTCACCTGAGCCATAAGAAGCTAGACAAACGGGGAGAGCATCACGGACTGCGACCAAAGTGATAGCTATAAGATGCTTAATCGTGAGGAGAACGGCGGCAGTGAACAGGAGTACCGTGAAATGTTTCCTCACGATGCCATGAAGAAACATAGCCGAATGGAGGGACTACAAACGATATTGCTTGATACTAAATTTTAGActagaaattaaaaaaacaatGTAATAATGTACAACCGGGCATATATGAAAGTAAATGGTCATTATTAAACATGGAGCACGACGGTAAGAACGACAACCTCCAGTTTACCAGCATTCTTTATTGCTCCATTTCCTTTGTTTCTCCTATTTTGTTTGCATATGAGTATATACCATACAATCTCCAATGCCTTCTTAATTGATGCATTGCACATGATATATAATTCCAGTCTGAATTCAGAGCCGGAAATCGTAAATAGCCGCCTTGCGACCCAACCCAACCGTGTAGTAATGCGCTATGTAATCTTTCGCGAGTGTTTCCCTGTACAACGGGGGATTCTCATCAGACAGCAGCTCCTTGATAGGGCCATACATCCTTGTCGAATCTGAATGGCTGGTAAAGCACGCGATCGAGACCCTCGGTCCAGCCTTCTTCGCCACCACCCTGTGCTCGGCGCTTTTGAACTTGTCGTTCGACATCATCTGCGCATACACACAACAAAAACTTAGTTATGACAAACGATGATTAAGATCTGACACTAACGATGACCTCCCCGATTTGTTGCGATAATCAACAGTTGGGACCTCAACAATGAGCATACTGTACATACCTGCATGAGATCACCGACGTTCACTATGAACGCTCCTGGCGTCGGCGGGACGTCAATCCACTGATCGTCGTGGAGGACCTGCAGGCCACCGATGTCATCCTGAAGGAGCACGGTGAGGAAGCCGGTGTCGGAATGCCTGGTTGTCCCGATGGCGAGATCGGGCTCAGGGCATGGAGGATAGTAGTGGAACAATATCATCTGCCCTTTGTTGCAGTCTATGTCAGTTAGGTAGGTCGGGCCAAGCCCAAGAGCCTCCGACAGCAACCTGTACAATGTGCCAAGCAAACGCTTGGTGTGCCTGGCGTAGTCAAAGAACGCATCCCTGTAAAATCAACAGCAGGTAGCGTTCACTGTCTAGTACCATCTTTTATGTTTACAAATCATAGCTATGAGTACTTGAGTCCATGTTTGGTCAGAAAAGTAGCAATGTAAATAGATATGTTTATCTGAAGATTCTACAGCCCACGATGTCGCTGGTAGAGAAACGAGCAGTAGTCCCAGTTGCGCCAAAAAACTATTAGAAAATCCTGAGAGGCTCCCACAACACGCACACATCGctgtcacaagtcacacgatttttcacgcgaaatatacgTGTGAAGAAAAACTAACTAAGTAGGAGATGCAATCCTTTTATAGTAACTCGTGGAGACCCTTTAGTCGTGGTTGGtaacactaaccgggactaaaagtgatcctttagtcccggttgatcttacaaacccggactaaagcctccgagggctttagttccggttgatgTCGGATTACGAAATTTAGATCCGGACTAAACCGTCCCCGGTCAAAAACAGCCAAGATTTTCGTTGAGGATGGAAGGTTGTTTTTCCACTCTACACACATAATAAAAAATGTCCTTACAAAGTTCGATACAATAATACAAAGAAACACTCCACCAGCATGGCAATATCTATGATTGTGGTGTAGAATTTTTACTTTTGTGTGTTTGCGGGGAAGAAACAGAGAAATTAAGAAATGGGCAGCCGTTCTCCGACGGCAATAGAGTCGAGTGCCAAGTGGCAGGTGGCGTTCAGAGCACATAGCCAGTCTAGTTTGGCACACTATCGACATGCTTCCTTTTAGTCAAAATGTGAACAAAAGTAAACATGAGGATAGGCATGTCATGACTTCGCTGAGACATAAATTCAGAAGTCTACATTTTACCGGAGGTAGTGGTTTGAGGAAAAATATGCGAGTCCTGTACAAAGTAGTGTTTCATCAGGCAACTTAGCGCTTGCCAATAATAAGTTGATACTGTACTACAGTACTAGTGATGCACTAAGTGTTACCTAGCCTTAAACAATAGAACAGAAATAGGAGTTCTCTGTGAAAAATCATGGCAAAACATAGCTCCAAATATTCACCAGCATCAGCTGCAACTTGAAACTTCCACAAAACAATATGGGTGCCCAAATCCATCTACTTCACTGATTTATCCTCCCGTGAGGTCGttggtcatcactcatcaggatTCACGAGAATATGTTACTAGTATTACCATTATCAAACAAGGTAGTGAGCGGAGACGAGAGCGCTCACCGGCAGTTCTCCGGCAtctcgccgtcggccggcggGTCAGGCGCCAGGCGAAGGTAGAGCGTGTCGCGCCAGTTGGCCACAGGTGACTCGTACAAGTCGAAGTTGCAGTTGTACTTGACCGCCTTGGCCGGGTCCCGTGTGTAGAGCCGCGCCTTCTCGCTGCCCTCCCCGCCGTCGGCGTCGTGGAACGCCCGCGCTGCGCCCagggccgcggcggccacctccGCGGGCACGCCGTGGCCCGTCACCAGGAAGAGCCCCCactccgccgcggcgcgccgcacggccgccaCCAGCGCGTCGTGGTCCGCCGCGCTGAGGTCGATCGTCGGGATGCAGgtcggctggtggtggtggggagcgCCGGGCTGTTGTGGCGGCGGCTGTTCGGGGTTCGGAACGCGGAAGATGCGTGGGACGCTCGTGGCGCCGGACGCGACGAGGCCACGAACGCCCGCGAAGCTCGCGTCCAGCGCGCGGAGCTCAGCCAGGCGGTCGtaggggacggcggcgctggtggcgggAGAGGGGGCCGGGGCGGACGACATGGTTACGCGTGTCGCGGCGTTGGttgcggccggcggcagggccgGGACGGGGGACAGCGAGTGCGTTCGGCACTTCGgctcttgttcttgtttgaTCGATGTGGCACGGAACAGGTTGGTGGGGCGACTGGGCGTGTAGCCGCCGGCTCTTCTTATCTGCTCGGCTGCCACGAGTGATGTGTGAGCGTCCGGCTGACCTGATGTAATATTTTGCGAGTGTTTCCCTGTACAACGGGGAATTCTCATCAGACAGCAGCTCCCTGATAGGGCCATACATCCTTGTCGAATCTTAATGGCTGGTAAAGCACGCCATCGAGACCCTCGGTCCAGCCTTCTTCGCCACCACCCTGTGCTCGGCGCTTTTGAACTTGTCGTTCGACATCATCTGCGCATACACACAACAAAAACTTAGTTATGACAAACGATGATTAAGATCTGACACTAACGATGAGCTTCCCGATTTGTTGCGATAATCAGCAGTTGGGACCTCAACGATGAGCATACTGTACATACCTGCATGAGATCGCCGACGTTCACTATGAACGCTCCTGGCGTCGGCGGGACGTCAATCCACTGAT
This portion of the Setaria viridis chromosome 7, Setaria_viridis_v4.0, whole genome shotgun sequence genome encodes:
- the LOC117862850 gene encoding 1-aminocyclopropane-1-carboxylate oxidase homolog 1, giving the protein MALSGSCCLMRIPRCTGKHSQNITSGQPDAHTSLVAAEQIRRAGGYTPSRPTNLFRATSIKQEQEPKCRTHSLSPVPALPPAATNAATRVTMSSAPAPSPATSAAVPYDRLAELRALDASFAGVRGLVASGATSVPRIFRVPNPEQPPPQQPGAPHHHQPTCIPTIDLSAADHDALVAAVRRAAAEWGLFLVTGHGVPAEVAAAALGAARAFHDADGGEGSEKARLYTRDPAKAVKYNCNFDLYESPVANWRDTLYLRLAPDPPADGEMPENCRDAFFDYARHTKRLLGTLYRLLSEALGLGPTYLTDIDCNKGQMILFHYYPPCPEPDLAIGTTRHSDTGFLTVLLQDDIGGLQVLHDDQWIDVPPTPGAFIVNVGDLMQMMSNDKFKSAEHRVVAKKAGPRVSIACFTSHSDSTRMYGPIKELLSDENPPLYRETLAKDYIAHYYTVGLGRKAAIYDFRL